In Streptomyces sp. NBC_01231, the sequence GTGCCGCGAGCGCCGGAGCCGACGGTGACCGCGAGGTGGCCGGCGTCGTCGGGGGTCACGGTGACCGGCGTGTCGCTGGGCGGGGTCGCGGTCAGCCACTGGTCGAAGCGGGCGTGGTGGACGGCGACCGCGCGCATGCCGGGGGCCGTCTGCTCGGCCGCGTCCATCATGTGCCGCACGATCGTGGTCGCCGGGACCACCGGCCACCGGTCGGCGACGTCGGGCCAGCCCGGGCGCTGCGGGAAGAAGCAGTGGTCGAGGAGGTACGGCATGGTGTCGGGGGAGACGCGGAGGATGCTGCGGTGTTCCCGCCGGGGGGTGCGGGGCGTCGCGGGGGCTGGTGTGGGGGTGCGGGTGGGGTGGGGGCGGTCGGCCGGGGGGACGGGGGTCCGGGGGAGGGGGGCTTGGGGAACGGGGGGCGACACGCTGGTGGGAGCCGGACGTCGGGGAGTGGTGGGAAGCGGCCGTGGAGGGGACGCGGGGAGCGGGGGTCCGGCTGGGGCGGGCGCGGTGGCAGGGGCCGTTCGGTGGGTGCCGGCGGTGATCACGGCGGCAGCCGTGTCGGCGGTGTCGCGCAGGAGGGCGGACAGCTCGGCGGCCATGGGGGAGCGGGCGGCGAGGGCCTCCAGTGACGTGGTGACGCTCGGCGAGGTGGTCCCGGCTGTCGTCGGATCCGCGGCCGGGGCATGGACGCCCGGGCTGTCGGCGCCCGGAACGTGGACCTGAGGCCTGGCGGCCGGTGGGGCCGGAGCCGGAGAGGGAGGGGAGGCCGGAGAGGGGACTGGAGAGGGGGCTGGGTGCGGGGTGCGCCCCGCCGCACTCCCGGTCGTCCTCAGCTCGGCACGTAGTTCCGCGAGTGTGCGGCTCTCCAGTGACACCAGCGCACCGCTCAGGTCGAGCCGGACCGGCGGCAGGCTTCCGCGCCCGGACCGTGGGGAGCGTGCGGGACGGACCGATGGTGGCAGCGTCGGGGCCACCGTCCTGCCCGCCGTCCACAGGGCCGTGGCCACTCGCAGGAGTTGGGCGAGGCCGGTGCGGTGGGGGGAGTTGGCGGGCACGACCAGGTGGTCGCGGCCGCTCAGCGTGTCACCGATCAGGGAGCCGAGCTGCCCGGTGCCCACCTGCACGAAGACGCGGTGGCCGGCCGCGTACAGGGCCTCGACGAGCTGCCGGAAGCGCACCGGCTCCAGCAGATGGCGGACGAACAGGTCATGTACCGCCCGCTCGTCCGACGGGAACGGCGACGCGGTCGTCCCGGACCACAATGGGATGCTCGGGGGCCGCAGCCGGAGCGTCCGCGCCGCCTCCTCGATGGGCGCGAGGTAGGGCTTCAGCATCGGCGTGTGGAATCCGGACCGGAACGGCAGTACCTGACTGAGCACGCCCTGTGCCCGGAAGGACCGGACGAGCTCTTCCACGGCCTCGTCCGGCCCGCACACCATGGACTGCTTGGGCGCGTTGTCGTGGGAGAGCACGACCCCGGCCGCGGCCCATCCGTCGTCCAGCGCGGCCAGCACCCGTGTCGCGGGCGCGCCGATCGCGGCGAACGCCAGGCCCGGGACGGTCAGTGTGTCGGGGTCGAACGAGTCCATGAACGCGCTGACTTCGTCGTCCGCGTACATCCCGGCCGCCGCCATCGCCGTCCACTCGCCGACGCTGTGCCCGGCGACCGCGTCCGGGACGACACCCATACGGCGCATCGCGGTGTCGAGGAGCCGTCCGACGGCGACGACGCCGAATCCGTGCCGGCCCACGTCCCCGACGTGCCCGCCGGCACCGGAGGCGACCAGAGACAGACCGAAGTGCGCGGCCACGTCGTCGACCCGGGGCGTGAAGTCCCCTTCGAGACCGGGGAAGACGAAGGCCAGCTTCCCGGAACCGGGGTCAGTCAGGGGGCCGGTTCCGGATCCGGCGCCGGTCAGGGGACCGGGTGTGAACCACACGTCACCGCGCCCCTGCCAGGCACCCCCCTTCGCGACCGCCCGGCGGGCCAGCGCGAGCCGCTTCGCGGTCGGGTCGACGATCCCGAGCCGGGCCCGCCCCGCCGACGGGTGCGGGTGGCCGGTGTCGAGGCCCGCGGCCAGGACGGCGGAGTCGTCGGCGTCCAGCAACGCGGCGAGATCCCCGGGACCGTCCGCGGCCAACACGAGCACCCGCTCCGGCTCGGTGACGGTCACCGACCTGGGCGCGCGTTCCGGCTCCGTGAAGGTCATCGATCCCGCCACGCGTTCCGGCTCGGTGCCCGGCACCGACGCCCGCGGGTGGGCGGACGCCGGACCCGCCGGCCTCTGCGCCGGTAGCGAGTCGGGTGCGGAAGCTGAGGCCGCGGGCCTCGGTCGCGTGTCGGGTGCCGAAGCCGGACCTGCGGGCCGTAGGCGTGTGTCGGGCGTGGAAGCTGAGGTCAAGGGCCGCGGTCGGGAGTCGGGTGCGGAGGTCGCGGGTTCCGGTCGCGAGTCGGGTGCCGAGACAGGGCCCGCGGGCCCCGGTCGCCATACGGGCACGGAAACCGAACCCGCGGGCCCCGGCCGTGAGCTGGGAGCCTCCTCCAGCACCACATGCGCGTTGATCCCGCCGAACCCGAACGCGTTCACTGCCGCCCGCCGCACCGGCTGTCCGGCCGAGGTCTCCCATGCTGTCGCCTTCCCCAGCGGGCGGAAACGCGTGGCCGTCAGCGCGGGGTGCGGGTCGTCGCAGTGGAGGGTCGGCAGGAGCATGCCGTGGTGGACGGCGAGCGCGGCCTTGACCAGGCCCGCCACCCCGGCGGCCGGCATCGTGTGGCCGATCATCGACTTCACGGAGCCGATCACCGCACGGCCGTCGGCAGCTGCCCCGCCCGGCCCGAACACCGCCGCCAGCGTGGCCAGTTCGGCGGCGTCACCGGCAGGCGTCGCGGTGCCGTGCGCCTCCAGGAGCCCGAGCGAACCGGACGCGGCCGGATCCAGCCCCGCGACACGCCAGGCCTGGCGTACGGCGTGGGTCTGGCCGGCCGAGTCGGGGTTCACGAGGCTCGCGGTGCGCCCGTCGCTGGCCACGCCGGTGCCCCGGATGACGGCGTAGACACGGTCACCGTCGCGTTCGGCGTCGGCGAGCCGCTTCAGGACGACCACGCCCGTGCCCTCGCCGATCAGGATGCCGTCGGCACCCCGGTGGAAGGGGCGGATGCGCTGGCTCGGGGACAGCGCGCGCAGCTGGGAGAAGACGCTCCACAGGGTGATGTCGTGGCAGTGGTGCACGCCACCGGCGAGCATCAGGTCACAGCGGCCGGCGGTGAGTTCGGACACCGCCTGGTCGACGGCGACCAGCGAGGACGCGCAGGCCGCGTCCACGGTGTACGCGGGTCCGCGCAGGTCGAGGCGGTTGGCGACCCGGGACGCCGCGAGGTTCGGCACCAGTCCGATGGCCGACTCGGGGCTCTCGGGGCCGAGCCGGTCGGTGAACGCGGCCCGTACGCGGTCGAGTTGACCGCTGGTGAGGTCGGGCAGCAACTCGCCCAGCGTGCGGACGAGTTGTCCCGCCGTACGGACGCGCTGGTCGAGCCGTACCAGGCCGGGGGTGAGGTAGCCGCCCCGGCCGAGGACGACTCCGACGCGATGCCGGTCGGGCAGGCGGTCCTCGCCGCCCGCGTCGGCGATGGCCTGGGCGGCCACCTTCAGGGCGATGAGCTGGTCGGGCTCGGTGCCGGCCACCGAGGTCGGCATGATGCCGAACCGGGTGACCTCGACCTCCGCCAGCGTGTCCACGAACCCGCCGCGCCGGCAGTACACCTGGTCGGCGGCGGCCGGGCCGGCCGCGGACCCCGGCCGGTAGTAGTCCGCGTCCCACCGCCCTTCGGGTACGTCGGTGATGGCGTCCGTGCCGTCCAGCAGATTGCGCCAGTAGGCGTCGAGGTCGGCGGCGCCGGGCAACAGCACCGCCATCCCCACGATCGCCGCGGCGTGCGGGGGCTGTGTCATGTCACCAGCCCGACGCGGTGTAGACGACGGCGCGGTCCGACTCGTCGCCCCAGGCGAGCTCGCCCAGCAGGGCCGCGGCCCCCTCCTCCGGGTCGATCAGGGTGATCCCGCGCCGGGCGTACTCGCGGCCGAGTTCGGGGGTCACCATGCCGCCCGCGGCGGGCGCCCACGGCCCCCAGTGCACGGTCAGCGCACGCCGGCCGGTGCGGGCGCTCCAGGCGGTGCCGAGGCTCTCCAGGGCGTCGTTGGCGGCGGCGTAGTCCACCTGGCCGCGATTGCCGAGGACGGCGGAGACGCTGCCGAACAGGACGGCGAACGACGGCCCGCCCGGAAGTTCCTCCAGCGCCCCCAGCAGCGTCTCGGCGCCCTCGGTCTTCGTGCCGTAGACCCGTTCGAAGGACTCCGCGGTCTTCTCGGCGATCAGCCGGTCCTCGATCACCCCGGCCGCGTAGACCACCCCGTCGAGGCGGCCGTGCTCGGCGTGGATCTCCTTCACGGCCTGGAGCACGGCGTCGGGTTCGCGGAAGTCGACGGAGCGGTAGCGGGCCGGGCTGCCGAGCGCGGCGAGTTCCGCCAGGGTGGCGGTGATCTCCCGCTGGGCCAGCAGGAGTTCGGCGGCGCGGTTCACCTCGGCGGGCGTTTGGCCGCCCGGTGCGGCGAGGGCCGCGCGCAGTTCGGCCGCCGTGCGGGCGGCGGCGGTCGTCGGGTCCTCGGGGCCGGTCGGCGCGGGCGTCCGCCCGAGCAGTTCGACCCGGCACCGGGATGCCGACGCCAGCGCGCGAGCGAACCTCGCGGTGATGCCCCGGGCACCGCCGACCAGCAGCACCACCGAGTCCCGGTCCAGCCCGACGGCGGCGGCCTCGGCGGCTCCGGCGCCGGCCGGTCCGGCGCCGCTGGTGGCGAGGGCCCCGAGCGGCGCCTCGGTCATCTCGAAGTCGTGGCGGCCGGACGCCGTACGCAGCACCACCGGGGCGGACTCGGACTCGGAGTCGGGGACGGTCAGTTCGGCGATCAGCGCGTCGGCGACGGCGGCCGGAGCGGTGTCGTCGAGGTCGACGATCCTGGCGACCGTCTCCGGGTACTCGCGGGCGACCGTCCGGAACAGTCCGTGCAGTCCCGCCGAGCGCGGGTGCGTGGTGCCGGGGCGGACGGCGAGCAGCCGGCGCGGGCCGCGCTCCAGGGCCGCCCGGACGACCGGGAACGCCCCGGGCAGCACCGGCGGCCGGGCGGCGGCGAGGGGGTCGAGCCAGAGCACGCCGTCCACCGGGCCGTCCGCCTCGGTCACCAGATGATCGGCGGCACGGGTCACCGCCTCGGCGCCGTACGAGACGAGCCGGGTCGCGACCTCCTGGGCCGCAGCCCCGCCGTCGTCGTCACCGAGCAGGACGAATCGCCTGCCGGTCAGGACGGCGGACGGGTCCGTCGACCCGTCACCGTCCTGGTGCGCCAGGAGCACGGGCCGCAACTGGAAGCGCTTCGGCGCCTCGGCGGTCGGCAGGGGGGCATGCGTGACGTCCGAGGGCGGCTCCGACCTCACCGGTTCGGA encodes:
- a CDS encoding polyketide synthase dehydratase domain-containing protein translates to MTQPPHAAAIVGMAVLLPGAADLDAYWRNLLDGTDAITDVPEGRWDADYYRPGSAAGPAAADQVYCRRGGFVDTLAEVEVTRFGIMPTSVAGTEPDQLIALKVAAQAIADAGGEDRLPDRHRVGVVLGRGGYLTPGLVRLDQRVRTAGQLVRTLGELLPDLTSGQLDRVRAAFTDRLGPESPESAIGLVPNLAASRVANRLDLRGPAYTVDAACASSLVAVDQAVSELTAGRCDLMLAGGVHHCHDITLWSVFSQLRALSPSQRIRPFHRGADGILIGEGTGVVVLKRLADAERDGDRVYAVIRGTGVASDGRTASLVNPDSAGQTHAVRQAWRVAGLDPAASGSLGLLEAHGTATPAGDAAELATLAAVFGPGGAAADGRAVIGSVKSMIGHTMPAAGVAGLVKAALAVHHGMLLPTLHCDDPHPALTATRFRPLGKATAWETSAGQPVRRAAVNAFGFGGINAHVVLEEAPSSRPGPAGSVSVPVWRPGPAGPVSAPDSRPEPATSAPDSRPRPLTSASTPDTRLRPAGPASAPDTRPRPAASASAPDSLPAQRPAGPASAHPRASVPGTEPERVAGSMTFTEPERAPRSVTVTEPERVLVLAADGPGDLAALLDADDSAVLAAGLDTGHPHPSAGRARLGIVDPTAKRLALARRAVAKGGAWQGRGDVWFTPGPLTGAGSGTGPLTDPGSGKLAFVFPGLEGDFTPRVDDVAAHFGLSLVASGAGGHVGDVGRHGFGVVAVGRLLDTAMRRMGVVPDAVAGHSVGEWTAMAAAGMYADDEVSAFMDSFDPDTLTVPGLAFAAIGAPATRVLAALDDGWAAAGVVLSHDNAPKQSMVCGPDEAVEELVRSFRAQGVLSQVLPFRSGFHTPMLKPYLAPIEEAARTLRLRPPSIPLWSGTTASPFPSDERAVHDLFVRHLLEPVRFRQLVEALYAAGHRVFVQVGTGQLGSLIGDTLSGRDHLVVPANSPHRTGLAQLLRVATALWTAGRTVAPTLPPSVRPARSPRSGRGSLPPVRLDLSGALVSLESRTLAELRAELRTTGSAAGRTPHPAPSPVPSPASPPSPAPAPPAARPQVHVPGADSPGVHAPAADPTTAGTTSPSVTTSLEALAARSPMAAELSALLRDTADTAAAVITAGTHRTAPATAPAPAGPPLPASPPRPLPTTPRRPAPTSVSPPVPQAPLPRTPVPPADRPHPTRTPTPAPATPRTPRREHRSILRVSPDTMPYLLDHCFFPQRPGWPDVADRWPVVPATTIVRHMMDAAEQTAPGMRAVAVHHARFDQWLTATPPSDTPVTVTPDDAGHLAVTVGSGARGTVELAPHYPAAPPLRRHTGPERTPDHTATQLYAERWMFHGPAFQGVTALTALGDHHVRGTITTPPAPGALLDNVGQILGYWIMATRTERTVVFPVQMRRLRFFGPHPRPGTEVECLVRITSLTDTVLEADVQLAVDDTVWAELTGWQDRRFDNDPKTRPVERFPERNTLSETRPGGWSLLHERWPDLASRELIMRNSLSGTERSQYAERAPRGRRQWLLGRIAAKDAVRQWLWDHGEGPVFPAEIRVHNEESGRPYVTGLHGRSLPPLDVSLAHRAEAAVAIVRPHTPGPGPGIDIEEVVARDSATVATALGADELSLLRTRCTRSGESEALWFTRFWAAKEAVAKAEGSGFGGRPRDFRVLEAAEDLLLVSGRLERAYAVHCAPAANPTALPDRTYVVAWTTGPTHEEESYER